One stretch of Candidatus Methylomirabilota bacterium DNA includes these proteins:
- a CDS encoding SGNH/GDSL hydrolase family protein produces MMKQFMRALLCLGLLLPLGAKAEEFSDIFVFGDSLSDTGNAATLADAAPLLLTSNPKFLKFLTFLTNPTMTGPRVALCFPDVTFEGDPPIIKDVDPDFPCADLFFESSRVSNGPVAVEILAKRFGFEDLQPSLHFLPLVGLEPFRPPDFGTNYAVAAATARGSDLIDLIDLNVQIAGFLADLADLPAASDALYVFMIGGNDVIDAANALAELVIGSTPDEMPGAIIDDAVAAIGDNINLLVGAGARKFLVVNSPNIGSLPAAESGLARAIATFVTIKFNEQLAERLDQIQAGQPLVEIKQFDLFRFFEVVRFFGKLFGVFENIKDACFDSGEYRDTGARNFDPGCGVDKFDDFVFFDAIHPTGQVHQFVGKALSRAAHKLIDD; encoded by the coding sequence ATGATGAAACAATTTATGCGCGCACTGCTATGTCTAGGTTTGCTGCTCCCGCTCGGGGCTAAAGCCGAGGAGTTCAGCGACATCTTCGTATTCGGCGACAGCCTCTCCGACACGGGTAATGCTGCTACCTTGGCAGATGCCGCGCCGCTTCTCCTGACGAGCAATCCGAAGTTCCTCAAGTTCCTGACGTTCCTGACAAATCCGACAATGACAGGACCCCGTGTGGCGCTCTGTTTCCCTGATGTTACCTTTGAAGGGGACCCACCCATAATAAAAGACGTAGACCCCGATTTCCCCTGCGCCGATCTATTTTTTGAGAGTAGCCGGGTCAGCAACGGGCCGGTTGCGGTGGAGATTCTCGCCAAACGTTTCGGCTTCGAAGACCTCCAGCCATCGCTGCATTTTTTGCCCCTGGTTGGGTTGGAGCCTTTTCGGCCGCCCGACTTCGGCACGAACTATGCTGTGGCGGCGGCGACAGCTCGCGGATCCGACCTCATAGACCTCATAGACCTCAACGTCCAAATAGCCGGATTCTTGGCCGACTTAGCCGATTTACCGGCAGCGTCGGATGCGCTCTATGTATTCATGATCGGCGGAAATGATGTTATAGATGCCGCCAACGCGCTGGCAGAGTTGGTTATAGGGTCAACGCCGGATGAGATGCCGGGAGCTATTATTGATGACGCGGTTGCCGCCATCGGGGACAATATCAACTTGTTGGTTGGCGCAGGCGCGCGCAAATTCTTGGTCGTCAATTCGCCAAATATCGGTTCGCTCCCCGCAGCCGAGTCCGGGTTGGCGCGCGCAATCGCCACTTTCGTAACGATAAAATTCAACGAGCAATTGGCGGAGCGTTTGGATCAGATCCAGGCGGGGCAACCGCTAGTCGAGATCAAGCAGTTCGATCTTTTCCGCTTTTTTGAGGTAGTACGCTTTTTTGGGAAACTGTTCGGCGTTTTCGAGAACATTAAGGACGCCTGTTTTGATAGCGGAGAGTACCGGGACACGGGAGCTCGCAACTTTGACCCCGGCTGTGGGGTGGACAAGTTTGATGACTTCGTCTTCTTCGATGCGATTCATCCTACCGGGCAGGTCCATCAGTTTGTCGGCAAGGCCTTATCCAGAGCCGCGCACAAGCTCATCGACGATTAG